One Thioclava electrotropha DNA segment encodes these proteins:
- a CDS encoding DUF59 domain-containing protein, with protein sequence MTATPEEPLEGTPLIKPSTTDHPLYENVVEACRTVYDPEIPVNIYDLGLVYTIEISPENDAKVIMTLTAPGCPVAGEMPGWVHDAVACVGGLRDVDVEMTFDPQWGMDMMSDEARLELGFM encoded by the coding sequence ATGACCGCCACGCCCGAAGAGCCGCTTGAAGGCACGCCGCTGATCAAGCCCTCGACGACCGATCACCCGCTCTACGAAAATGTCGTGGAAGCGTGCCGCACTGTCTATGACCCGGAAATCCCGGTGAACATCTACGATCTCGGCCTCGTCTACACGATCGAGATCAGCCCCGAGAATGACGCGAAGGTGATCATGACGCTCACCGCGCCGGGCTGCCCCGTCGCGGGCGAGATGCCGGGCTGGGTTCACGATGCCGTGGCCTGCGTCGGCGGTCTGCGCGATGTCGATGTCGAGATGACCTTCGATCCGCAATGGGGCATGGACATGATGTCCGACGAGGCGCGGCTCGAACTGGGCTTCATGTGA